From Synechococcus sp. A10-1-5-1, a single genomic window includes:
- a CDS encoding aromatic acid exporter family protein — translation MDALLVRNTLKMFTAVFITAAIALWFERIEFVWYPLMAVVIVVDDNDDHTVKAATARVMGTVVGGLVTFVVHTILSGWVGVMASILLLIPVLRLFGWQSGLSTAATLSVMFLMIPRYEALDWDYVFNRGLDTVVGCLVALGVGLLFWPRNSYRELQRLDHRLLADLQSQLERYQGWLNGEQGRPRPLNTAPLTSDLMKMTDLVERERRGPRQKRLHSSRWQQRLRLWQLVQFHWIAWERLIEGLPTLEIGRATPLQECIRGLNQQLQGAGQATPTRAPQLWQELAQTQQLPLLQLLALEEETRPLHASLGTLARQPC, via the coding sequence GTGGATGCCCTGCTGGTGCGCAACACCCTCAAGATGTTCACGGCGGTGTTCATCACGGCGGCCATTGCTCTGTGGTTTGAGCGAATTGAGTTTGTTTGGTATCCGCTGATGGCGGTGGTGATTGTTGTCGATGACAACGATGACCACACCGTCAAAGCGGCGACCGCTCGAGTGATGGGAACGGTGGTGGGAGGACTGGTGACCTTTGTGGTGCACACCATCCTCAGCGGCTGGGTCGGGGTGATGGCCTCAATCCTGTTGTTGATTCCCGTCTTGCGCCTCTTCGGCTGGCAATCGGGCCTGAGCACCGCGGCCACCTTGAGTGTGATGTTCCTGATGATTCCTCGCTACGAGGCGTTGGATTGGGACTACGTCTTCAACCGCGGCCTCGACACAGTGGTGGGCTGCCTGGTGGCCTTGGGGGTGGGCTTGCTGTTCTGGCCGCGCAATAGCTACCGGGAGTTGCAGAGGCTCGACCATCGACTCCTGGCTGATCTGCAGAGCCAACTGGAGCGCTACCAGGGCTGGCTCAATGGAGAGCAGGGGCGACCCAGACCGCTGAACACCGCTCCCCTGACCAGTGACTTGATGAAAATGACGGATTTGGTGGAGCGGGAACGCCGCGGCCCGCGCCAGAAGCGCCTGCACTCCAGCCGCTGGCAGCAACGACTGCGGCTCTGGCAGCTCGTGCAGTTCCACTGGATTGCCTGGGAGCGCTTAATCGAAGGTCTACCCACGCTTGAAATCGGGCGAGCCACTCCGCTGCAGGAGTGCATCCGCGGGCTGAATCAGCAGCTGCAAGGCGCAGGCCAAGCCACGCCAACCCGTGCGCCCCAACTCTGGCAAGAGCTAGCCCAAACCCAACAGCTCCCCCTCTTGCAGTTGCTTGCCCTCGAAGAAGAGACCAGGCCCCTACACGCCAGCCTGGGGACCCTGGCACGCCAGCCATGCTGA
- a CDS encoding FUSC family protein produces the protein MLISRAELRLALAAGLCNGFAAMSGLAYGFYSPLAVVSIGTGSYGGAIELGRQRLLGTVLGSILLLVGYWGLRDLPMPLAIAITLASLRLLGGWLKLLVGYKVGGLIVVMGWLSHSTDLGTWIPLRFFWTVFGVLVGLLSLRLFWPTRSLDTILQQYGALFSDLRLTYQDLAQRLENSTRAAPGIADYKRLRARLISLRGLRPALTLELGEGASHHPSVRLVQCLDDACSRLILMVGGMVHRAPTLNDSALIEQLHQGEAALLRVLSQRLEQWEAQLSARRRTLPLPPSSALTLPQAWLDLNHELADPSLNRIPLERLERIAARLLLCRQAEQAMQDAERTWAGLLPR, from the coding sequence ATGCTGATCAGCCGCGCGGAATTAAGGCTGGCCCTGGCAGCTGGCCTCTGCAATGGCTTCGCCGCGATGAGCGGCTTGGCCTATGGCTTCTACTCCCCGTTGGCGGTGGTCTCCATCGGGACAGGGAGTTACGGCGGCGCGATTGAGTTGGGTCGTCAACGGCTGCTGGGGACCGTACTGGGCTCGATCCTGCTGCTGGTGGGCTACTGGGGATTAAGGGATCTGCCGATGCCACTCGCCATTGCCATCACCCTGGCCTCCCTACGGCTACTGGGGGGTTGGCTCAAGCTCTTGGTTGGCTACAAAGTGGGAGGACTGATCGTGGTGATGGGCTGGCTCTCCCATTCCACCGACCTGGGCACCTGGATTCCACTGCGCTTCTTCTGGACCGTCTTTGGCGTTCTGGTGGGCCTGCTGAGCCTGCGTCTGTTCTGGCCGACCCGCAGCCTCGACACCATCCTGCAGCAGTACGGCGCCCTCTTCAGCGACCTGCGACTGACCTACCAAGACTTGGCCCAACGCCTGGAGAACAGCACCAGAGCGGCACCGGGGATCGCGGACTACAAGCGCCTGCGCGCTCGCCTGATCAGCCTGCGAGGACTGCGGCCGGCCCTTACCCTGGAACTGGGTGAAGGAGCCAGCCACCATCCCAGCGTTCGGCTGGTGCAGTGCCTCGATGACGCCTGCTCGCGCCTGATCCTGATGGTGGGTGGAATGGTGCACCGGGCCCCCACGCTGAACGACAGCGCTTTGATCGAACAGCTCCATCAGGGCGAAGCCGCGTTGCTGCGCGTCCTGAGCCAGAGGCTGGAGCAGTGGGAGGCACAACTCTCTGCGCGCCGACGCACCCTGCCCCTGCCGCCTAGTTCAGCCTTGACCTTGCCCCAGGCTTGGCTGGATCTGAACCACGAACTCGCAGACCCCAGCTTGAACCGAATCCCGCTGGAGCGGCTGGAGCGGATCGCCGCTCGGCTGCTGCTCTGCCGCCAGGCGGAGCAGGCGATGCAGGACGCCGAACGGACCTGGGCCGGCTTACTACCGCGCTAG
- a CDS encoding NHLP bacteriocin system secretion protein has translation MWQQRRQDLQQRWLGLSDHNQVGVCLAGVGGVLALWAVFWPIPTEVSGQGVFIYPDNAGVLNARSGGQVLDVAVKVGEPVRKGQVLMTLYLPVLEKQLAQQRGNLAQLERINADLDQRDLLRLETEKRAVEVALAKLTDDSARYAQLQSTYSSKLSNLDWLARREVVAPLSREVVAVQQGFTNTSVDLDAVKIQRKKVLTDYEQVKLDIETEALNRRYQIDDLKRQIRVTEAQIAYDGEVLAGRDGSLLDIQVISGQTVSTGQRLGTIGRPQQPGAKAPPLRAVAYFSPADARRLPLGLRMELVPQWKQRGRFGGIVGQVTQVLTLPATEDDVSTTTGNPQLAKELTKEGPVMRAEIELGRDRWSNDGYRWTLSGGSGVFPVRDGLTLNAHGYVEWRSPLSYVLPGLRSLTGGYRTLRIDALWNRPFLRQPGTLE, from the coding sequence ATGTGGCAGCAACGTCGGCAGGACCTCCAGCAGCGTTGGCTGGGCTTGAGCGATCACAACCAGGTGGGCGTTTGCCTGGCTGGAGTCGGTGGAGTTCTGGCGCTCTGGGCGGTGTTCTGGCCCATACCTACTGAGGTGAGCGGTCAGGGGGTCTTCATCTACCCCGATAACGCTGGGGTCCTCAATGCCCGCTCCGGGGGACAGGTGCTCGACGTCGCGGTCAAGGTGGGCGAGCCGGTGCGCAAGGGCCAGGTCCTGATGACCCTCTATCTGCCGGTGCTGGAAAAACAGCTGGCGCAGCAGCGGGGAAATCTGGCCCAGTTGGAGCGAATTAATGCCGATCTTGATCAGCGCGATCTGCTCCGCTTGGAGACCGAAAAGCGCGCTGTGGAGGTGGCCCTGGCGAAGTTGACCGACGACAGCGCCCGCTATGCCCAGCTCCAGTCCACCTACAGCTCCAAGCTGAGCAATCTCGATTGGTTGGCTCGCCGGGAAGTCGTGGCCCCGCTCTCCCGCGAGGTGGTGGCCGTGCAGCAGGGCTTCACGAACACCAGCGTCGATCTCGACGCGGTGAAGATCCAGCGCAAGAAGGTGCTGACCGATTACGAGCAGGTGAAGCTCGACATCGAGACCGAGGCCCTCAATCGCCGCTATCAGATCGATGACCTCAAGCGGCAGATTCGCGTGACCGAAGCGCAGATTGCCTACGACGGGGAGGTCTTGGCCGGCCGAGACGGCAGCCTGCTCGACATTCAGGTCATCTCAGGGCAAACCGTCTCGACAGGACAGCGGCTGGGCACGATCGGACGTCCGCAGCAGCCTGGTGCCAAGGCCCCACCGCTGCGGGCCGTGGCCTATTTCTCCCCAGCCGATGCCCGGCGTTTGCCCCTGGGGTTGCGGATGGAATTGGTACCGCAGTGGAAACAGCGCGGGCGCTTCGGCGGCATCGTGGGGCAGGTCACCCAGGTCCTGACCCTGCCTGCCACCGAGGACGACGTCTCCACCACCACTGGCAACCCCCAGCTGGCCAAGGAACTCACCAAGGAGGGCCCGGTGATGCGCGCGGAGATCGAGTTGGGGCGCGACCGTTGGAGCAATGACGGCTACCGCTGGACCCTCTCCGGGGGCAGTGGGGTCTTCCCCGTCCGCGATGGCCTGACCCTGAACGCCCATGGCTACGTGGAGTGGCGCTCCCCCTTGAGTTATGTGCTTCCGGGGCTGCGTTCGCTCACCGGCGGCTACCGCACCCTCAGAATTGACGCCCTATGGAACCGTCCCTTCCTCAGGCAGCCCGGAACCTTGGAGTGA
- a CDS encoding TolC family protein has product MRVAATRRIASLACSLVLVSLGSPVALAQPSIEASSAEVKRLERSWKALDEQLRVLDALIPADPQGIPPREAVTAPIPGSLLQPNRAPSQRLQPSQAAAPAPLSLPSPQQLKDGVVEGLSLLEALAIGFQNNPELQAQREQVAASLDEVQAALGTYWPRISAFAGGSTGQISSNNTASVGNGNLNLGPLYQAGGAFYVPTGGGAYFNQSSSIGAAGLQLDYALLDFARTPRVQGARAVLERERQVYGNQLRQLQLTISEAYYQLQQADQNVRIQDAAVRDDLLILQDSLDLKLAGLVPRLDVLRRRAIEASDQEALIQALADRAIARRRLALVLNLPATVTPSASDPIAVMPQWPLDLEQSLLAAYRGNPELEAILATRTALALQKDATTAQLLPRLSLFAGGGSYGQNVNQFNITTSGGGCCGSTVIPTLNSSGYDWSFGLSVRWLLFDAGTTSGETRALQRRVEAAGQNYAARRNAIRLRLEAAFFNHEASLAKLASARRGVAAALEAFRDVRLRYQTGLSSEVDLSITQERLIASLVQRLNATVGVNITYAQLLRELLPVPRDPATPLTPELTWRAATPAPSD; this is encoded by the coding sequence TTGCGCGTCGCTGCAACAAGGCGAATCGCGAGCCTGGCCTGCAGCCTGGTGCTGGTGAGCCTTGGTAGCCCGGTGGCGTTGGCGCAACCCAGCATCGAAGCCAGCTCTGCGGAGGTGAAGAGGCTGGAGCGCAGCTGGAAGGCGCTGGATGAGCAACTTCGGGTGCTGGATGCCCTGATCCCCGCCGATCCCCAAGGGATTCCGCCGCGCGAAGCGGTCACCGCTCCGATTCCTGGAAGCCTGCTGCAGCCCAATCGGGCCCCAAGCCAACGACTACAGCCAAGCCAGGCCGCTGCCCCAGCACCGCTGAGCCTTCCGAGTCCCCAACAGCTCAAAGACGGAGTCGTTGAGGGCCTAAGCCTGCTTGAGGCCCTCGCCATTGGCTTTCAGAACAACCCGGAGCTGCAGGCCCAACGGGAGCAGGTCGCCGCCTCCCTCGATGAGGTGCAGGCGGCCCTCGGCACCTACTGGCCGCGAATCAGCGCGTTTGCCGGGGGGAGCACCGGACAGATCAGCTCCAACAACACCGCCTCTGTTGGCAACGGCAACCTGAACTTGGGCCCCCTCTATCAAGCAGGAGGAGCCTTCTATGTCCCTACCGGCGGGGGGGCCTACTTCAACCAATCCAGCAGCATTGGAGCCGCGGGGCTGCAACTGGACTATGCCCTCCTGGACTTCGCCCGCACCCCCAGGGTTCAGGGCGCCCGAGCGGTGCTGGAGCGGGAGCGTCAGGTCTACGGCAACCAACTGCGTCAACTCCAGCTGACCATCAGCGAGGCCTACTACCAGCTGCAGCAGGCCGATCAGAACGTGCGCATCCAGGACGCCGCGGTGCGCGATGACCTGTTGATCCTTCAGGACTCCCTCGATCTGAAATTGGCGGGTCTGGTTCCGCGGCTGGATGTCCTGCGGCGCCGCGCCATCGAGGCCAGTGACCAAGAGGCCTTAATCCAGGCCCTGGCCGACCGTGCCATTGCCCGGCGTCGGCTGGCCCTGGTGCTGAACCTGCCCGCCACGGTCACCCCGAGCGCCAGCGATCCGATCGCCGTGATGCCCCAGTGGCCCCTGGACCTCGAGCAGAGCCTGCTGGCGGCTTACCGCGGCAACCCCGAACTCGAGGCGATCCTCGCCACCCGAACAGCCCTGGCGCTGCAAAAGGACGCAACCACCGCCCAACTGCTCCCGCGGCTCTCCTTGTTTGCCGGGGGAGGCAGCTACGGCCAGAACGTCAATCAGTTCAACATCACCACCAGTGGCGGGGGCTGTTGCGGCTCCACCGTGATCCCCACCCTGAACAGCAGTGGATACGACTGGTCCTTTGGCCTGAGTGTCCGCTGGTTGCTCTTTGACGCTGGCACCACCAGCGGCGAGACCAGGGCCCTGCAGCGGCGCGTCGAAGCAGCAGGGCAGAACTACGCCGCCCGCCGCAATGCAATTCGCCTCCGGCTGGAGGCAGCCTTCTTTAACCACGAAGCGAGCCTGGCCAAGTTGGCCTCAGCCCGGCGCGGGGTCGCCGCAGCCCTGGAGGCCTTCCGCGATGTGCGCCTGCGCTACCAGACGGGACTCTCCAGCGAGGTGGATCTCTCGATCACCCAGGAACGCCTGATCGCCAGCCTGGTGCAGCGGCTGAACGCCACCGTTGGGGTGAACATCACCTACGCCCAGTTGCTGCGCGAACTCCTGCCAGTGCCGCGGGATCCAGCCACACCGCTCACCCCGGAGCTCACCTGGAGGGCTGCCACACCTGCTCCCAGCGACTAG
- a CDS encoding nucleotide sugar dehydrogenase, whose amino-acid sequence MIRTICCIGAGYVGGPTMAVIADRCPDIQVTVVDLNQARIDAWNDPDLSKLPVYEPGLDQVVGRCRGRNLHFSTEVDAAIANADMVFLSVNTPTKTKGVGAGQASDLRWIEASARQVAACAQGHTIVVEKSTLPVRTADTVKAILSAAQGEVAGAGSPKTFSVLSNPEFLAEGTAIPDLEAPDRVLIGGEDPAAIESLASVYGNWVPQDRILRTNLWSSELSKLTANAFLAQRISSINSIAALCEATGADVNEVAHAIGTDSRIGPKFLKAGPGFGGSCFQKDILNLVYLCGHYGLHAEASYWQSVVELNTWQQDRIAQLVVQRLFGTVTGKRIAVLGFAFKADTNDTREAPAIRICKDLLEEGAQLAIYDPKVPEHQMSGDLGTEPQDAPTGGALSGEGVWQRVATPAEAVAQADAVLILTEWSSFTHLDWADLAPRMRKPAWLFDARSIADLAAARAAGLQVWRVGCG is encoded by the coding sequence ATGATCCGCACCATTTGCTGCATTGGCGCCGGCTACGTGGGTGGCCCGACCATGGCGGTAATCGCGGATCGCTGTCCCGATATCCAGGTCACGGTGGTGGACCTCAACCAGGCGCGCATTGATGCCTGGAACGACCCGGATCTCTCCAAGCTTCCGGTCTATGAACCCGGTTTAGATCAGGTCGTCGGTCGCTGCCGAGGGCGCAACCTTCACTTCTCCACAGAGGTCGATGCCGCGATCGCTAATGCGGACATGGTCTTCTTGTCCGTCAACACGCCCACCAAAACCAAGGGTGTTGGTGCCGGCCAAGCCAGCGATCTGCGCTGGATCGAGGCCTCTGCTCGGCAGGTAGCTGCTTGTGCCCAAGGCCACACCATCGTTGTTGAGAAGAGCACTCTTCCTGTCCGTACCGCCGACACCGTCAAGGCGATTCTTTCCGCGGCTCAAGGGGAGGTCGCCGGTGCCGGCTCTCCCAAGACGTTCTCCGTTCTCTCCAATCCCGAGTTCCTGGCGGAAGGCACGGCCATCCCGGACCTCGAAGCCCCGGATCGCGTCCTCATTGGTGGAGAGGATCCGGCTGCGATCGAGAGCTTGGCTTCGGTTTACGGCAACTGGGTCCCGCAAGATCGGATTCTCCGAACCAACCTCTGGAGCTCTGAACTTTCGAAGCTGACCGCCAATGCATTCTTGGCACAGCGCATCAGCTCGATCAACTCCATTGCGGCGCTTTGTGAGGCCACTGGCGCGGATGTCAACGAGGTTGCCCACGCCATCGGCACTGATTCCCGCATTGGTCCCAAGTTCCTGAAGGCTGGTCCTGGTTTCGGCGGCAGCTGCTTCCAGAAGGACATCCTGAACTTGGTCTACCTCTGCGGCCACTACGGGCTTCACGCTGAGGCGTCGTACTGGCAAAGCGTGGTCGAGCTGAACACCTGGCAGCAAGACCGGATTGCGCAGCTCGTTGTCCAACGGCTCTTCGGCACCGTGACCGGCAAGCGCATTGCGGTTCTCGGTTTTGCCTTCAAGGCGGACACCAACGACACCCGAGAGGCTCCTGCAATCCGCATCTGCAAAGACCTTCTGGAGGAAGGCGCTCAGCTCGCGATCTACGACCCCAAGGTTCCCGAACACCAAATGAGTGGTGACCTTGGAACAGAACCCCAAGACGCCCCAACTGGCGGGGCTCTGAGCGGTGAAGGGGTCTGGCAACGTGTCGCGACTCCTGCAGAGGCCGTCGCCCAGGCGGATGCTGTCTTGATCCTCACCGAGTGGTCAAGCTTTACCCATCTGGACTGGGCTGATCTGGCCCCTCGCATGCGCAAACCGGCCTGGCTGTTCGATGCTCGCTCGATCGCGGATCTAGCAGCCGCTCGCGCAGCTGGCTTGCAGGTCTGGCGGGTTGGGTGCGGCTGA
- a CDS encoding NAD-dependent epimerase, translated as MGRPVLVTGAAGFIGAAVAQRLLNRGEAVIGLDNLNSYYDPALKRARLQRVEGANGDWSFEQLDLKDSAGVSQLFAQKMPRAVVHLAAQAGVRYSIENPAAYIQSNLDGFGNVLEGCRHQDVEHLVYASSSSVYGGNRQMPFSEQHAVNHPVSLYAATKKANELMAHTYSHLYGLPATGLRFFTVYGPWGRPDMAPILFAKAILSGSPIKVFNEGHMRRDFTYIDDIVEGVIRCLDKPATPDSSFDPLNPNPATAAVPHRLFNIGNSQPTELLEFIALLEKALGRPAIKDLQPMQPGDVVATAADTSALEAWVGFQPNTPLQQGLEAFATWVQEHPEFIR; from the coding sequence GTGGGACGCCCCGTTTTAGTTACCGGAGCTGCGGGATTTATTGGTGCCGCAGTGGCCCAACGGCTACTAAACCGTGGTGAGGCCGTCATTGGACTGGACAACCTCAACAGCTATTACGACCCTGCCCTCAAGCGAGCGCGCCTTCAACGCGTTGAAGGCGCCAATGGTGATTGGAGCTTTGAGCAACTGGATCTGAAAGATTCAGCTGGGGTGAGCCAATTGTTTGCCCAAAAGATGCCGCGGGCGGTGGTGCACCTAGCAGCCCAAGCCGGAGTGCGCTACTCGATCGAGAATCCAGCCGCTTACATCCAAAGCAACCTCGATGGATTTGGGAATGTCCTCGAGGGCTGCCGGCATCAAGACGTGGAGCATTTGGTCTATGCCTCCAGCAGCTCGGTCTATGGCGGTAACCGCCAGATGCCGTTCTCAGAGCAGCACGCGGTGAATCATCCAGTGAGCCTCTATGCGGCCACCAAAAAAGCCAATGAACTGATGGCGCACACCTACAGCCATCTCTATGGGCTACCCGCCACGGGACTGCGCTTTTTCACGGTCTATGGCCCCTGGGGCAGACCGGATATGGCACCGATCCTGTTCGCCAAGGCCATCCTCTCGGGGTCTCCCATCAAGGTCTTTAACGAAGGCCACATGCGGCGCGATTTCACCTACATCGACGACATCGTCGAGGGCGTTATCCGCTGTCTCGACAAGCCAGCAACGCCTGATTCGAGCTTCGATCCGCTCAATCCCAATCCAGCAACGGCAGCGGTCCCCCACCGCCTGTTCAACATCGGTAATTCCCAACCAACGGAGCTACTGGAGTTCATCGCTCTGTTGGAGAAGGCCCTCGGTCGCCCAGCGATCAAAGACCTCCAACCAATGCAACCGGGAGATGTCGTAGCCACAGCCGCGGACACCTCAGCCCTAGAGGCCTGGGTTGGTTTTCAGCCCAACACACCGCTTCAGCAGGGCCTGGAGGCCTTCGCGACCTGGGTGCAAGAACACCCGGAATTCATCCGTTAG
- a CDS encoding FAD-binding protein: MLIVGGGLAGGLLALALRELEVDVCLIAAQQPCATQWSYGVIPGWPLGTSPLALQAAKASGLWRDLGRRYGAIGWSRSRLQLHSGQPWSRLLPLPASQVDTARFHAQLPELLRSSGVRLLCADALAIEWDRGEWLVRCSDGSDQRSAQVVLAAGAACRSLWPAWPEVLRSSWAGVLELPDWPATRLQLPAQFQRPAIERSSGELKEPCSVVDAGLVPRGDGALLGQISRFFPGLALAESPLGMEQELRQAISASALPKGLSEASGIWRQVPVEFSLTGNPWAAPLPDAPGLFGFSGFSGGFAQVPVLAPLLAQVLATGSATAQRQLEQLQVWQP; this comes from the coding sequence GTGTTGATCGTTGGCGGGGGGCTAGCGGGCGGTCTGCTGGCCTTGGCCCTGCGGGAGCTCGAGGTCGACGTCTGTTTGATCGCTGCTCAACAGCCCTGCGCCACGCAGTGGAGCTACGGGGTGATCCCCGGCTGGCCGCTCGGTACCTCACCGCTGGCGCTTCAAGCCGCGAAGGCCTCGGGTCTCTGGAGAGACCTAGGGCGCCGCTATGGGGCGATCGGCTGGTCGCGATCTCGCCTTCAGCTTCACAGCGGTCAGCCTTGGTCGCGGCTTCTTCCATTACCCGCGTCCCAGGTCGACACCGCCCGTTTTCACGCCCAACTGCCGGAGCTCTTGCGCTCGAGCGGGGTGCGTCTTCTCTGTGCCGACGCGCTGGCCATCGAGTGGGATCGAGGGGAGTGGCTGGTGCGTTGCAGCGATGGCAGCGACCAGCGCAGTGCCCAGGTCGTGCTGGCTGCCGGGGCGGCCTGCCGCAGCCTCTGGCCGGCGTGGCCTGAGGTTTTGCGCAGTAGCTGGGCCGGGGTTCTCGAGCTGCCGGACTGGCCGGCAACACGCCTTCAGCTTCCGGCCCAGTTCCAGCGCCCCGCGATCGAACGCAGCAGTGGGGAACTCAAGGAACCCTGCTCCGTGGTCGATGCGGGTTTGGTGCCCCGAGGGGATGGCGCGCTGCTGGGGCAAATCAGTCGTTTTTTCCCCGGATTGGCTTTGGCAGAGTCCCCACTGGGGATGGAGCAGGAGCTGAGGCAGGCCATCTCCGCCTCAGCCCTGCCAAAGGGACTGTCTGAAGCGAGCGGGATCTGGCGCCAGGTACCCGTTGAGTTCTCCTTGACGGGAAACCCATGGGCGGCCCCCCTTCCGGATGCTCCGGGCCTGTTCGGCTTCAGCGGTTTCAGCGGCGGCTTTGCCCAGGTCCCTGTGCTGGCCCCGCTGCTGGCCCAGGTGCTGGCGACGGGCAGCGCTACGGCGCAGCGGCAGCTGGAGCAGCTGCAGGTGTGGCAGCCCTAA
- the psbP gene encoding photosystem II reaction center PsbP, which produces MAVLTRWISQGLRSFLALGLVLVLVSCSAVAAGLNSFQSADGRYAFLYPTGWTRVQVTEGPQVVFHDLINADETLSLVVSEVNETNSLENLGSAVAVGEKLRRVVIAPEGSGREAELVEASEREDGGRTFYDLEYAVHLPDRDRHELATVVVDRGRLYTLAASTNELRWPKVKGLFHQVITSFTLRI; this is translated from the coding sequence ATGGCCGTGCTTACCCGCTGGATCTCCCAAGGACTGCGTTCGTTCCTGGCCCTCGGTTTGGTTTTGGTGTTGGTGAGCTGCAGTGCGGTCGCGGCGGGTCTGAACTCCTTCCAGAGCGCTGATGGCCGCTACGCCTTCCTCTATCCCACGGGTTGGACCCGGGTGCAGGTCACCGAGGGCCCTCAGGTGGTCTTCCACGACCTGATCAACGCCGATGAAACCCTCAGCTTGGTGGTCTCGGAGGTGAATGAGACCAACAGCCTGGAGAACCTCGGTAGTGCCGTGGCCGTGGGCGAGAAGCTGCGCCGCGTGGTGATTGCCCCAGAGGGCAGCGGCCGGGAGGCGGAACTGGTGGAGGCCTCTGAGCGCGAAGACGGCGGCCGCACCTTCTACGACTTGGAATATGCCGTTCACCTGCCCGATCGCGATCGCCATGAGCTGGCGACCGTTGTCGTGGATCGCGGCCGGCTCTACACCCTTGCGGCCAGCACCAATGAGCTGCGCTGGCCGAAGGTCAAGGGCCTCTTCCATCAGGTGATCACCTCCTTCACCCTGCGCATCTGA
- the recR gene encoding recombination mediator RecR has product MPLRFSPVAQRDLSGFTRPLARLIDQFERLPGIGPRTAQRLALHLLNQPSEQIQAFADALLAARSQVGQCQRCFHLSADPLCEICRNETRSTGVICVVADSRDLLALERTREFKGSYHVLGGLISPMDGIGPELLHIQPLVERVDRDGINEVILALTPSVEGDTTSLYLARLLKPFTQVSRIAYGLPVGSELEYADEVTLARALEGRRRME; this is encoded by the coding sequence ATGCCTCTTAGATTCTCGCCAGTTGCCCAAAGGGATCTGAGCGGCTTCACCAGACCCCTGGCACGGCTGATCGATCAGTTCGAGCGGCTCCCCGGCATTGGGCCTCGCACGGCCCAGCGCCTAGCGCTGCACCTGTTGAACCAGCCCAGCGAGCAGATCCAAGCCTTCGCGGACGCCCTGCTCGCGGCCCGCAGCCAGGTGGGCCAATGCCAACGCTGCTTCCACCTCTCCGCTGATCCCCTCTGCGAGATCTGCCGCAACGAAACACGCAGCACCGGCGTGATCTGTGTGGTCGCTGATTCGCGCGACCTGCTGGCCCTGGAGCGCACCCGCGAATTCAAGGGGAGCTATCACGTCCTTGGCGGGCTGATCTCACCGATGGATGGGATCGGTCCGGAGCTCCTGCACATCCAGCCTCTCGTGGAACGGGTGGACCGCGATGGCATCAACGAGGTCATCCTGGCCCTCACCCCCAGCGTCGAGGGGGACACCACCAGCCTTTACCTGGCCCGCCTACTGAAACCCTTCACCCAGGTCAGCCGGATCGCCTACGGGCTGCCGGTGGGCAGCGAACTGGAGTACGCCGATGAGGTGACCCTGGCGCGGGCCCTCGAGGGCCGGCGGCGGATGGAGTGA
- the lipA gene encoding lipoyl synthase: MSRYSKVPPKERLPEWIRTPIGNATELESVQAVVKQQRLHTICEEGRCPNRGECYASGTATFLLGGSICTRSCAFCQVDKGLAPEPLDDQEAERVAEAVTTLGLRYVVLTSVARDDQGDHGASLFTRAMAAIRARNPLIAIEVLTPDFWGGYRDEAEALAAQRQRLQTVLAAQPVCFNHNLETVERLQGEVRRGATYSRSLGLLAAARELAPGIPTKSGLMLGLGETADEVIAAMRDLRAVDCQRLTIGQYLRPSLAHIPVERYWTPEEFDELGYIAKDLGFNDVRSGPLVRSSYHAADLS, translated from the coding sequence ATGAGCCGCTACAGCAAGGTCCCACCAAAAGAACGGCTGCCGGAATGGATCCGCACGCCGATCGGCAATGCCACCGAACTGGAGTCGGTGCAGGCCGTGGTGAAGCAGCAGCGGCTGCACACAATCTGTGAGGAGGGGCGCTGCCCAAACCGCGGTGAGTGCTATGCCTCCGGAACGGCCACGTTTTTGCTGGGGGGATCGATCTGCACCCGCAGCTGCGCCTTCTGCCAGGTGGACAAGGGACTCGCCCCCGAACCCCTGGATGACCAGGAAGCCGAGCGCGTCGCCGAGGCCGTCACCACCCTGGGTTTGCGCTACGTCGTGCTCACCTCGGTGGCCCGCGACGATCAAGGTGACCACGGGGCCTCCCTCTTCACCCGGGCCATGGCCGCCATCCGGGCACGAAATCCACTGATCGCGATCGAGGTGCTCACCCCCGACTTCTGGGGGGGCTACCGCGACGAAGCCGAGGCGCTCGCCGCCCAACGACAACGGCTGCAGACGGTGCTCGCAGCCCAGCCGGTCTGCTTCAACCACAACCTCGAAACCGTGGAGCGCCTGCAGGGCGAGGTCCGCCGCGGGGCCACCTACAGCCGCTCCCTCGGACTACTGGCCGCCGCCCGCGAACTGGCGCCGGGGATTCCCACCAAGAGCGGTCTGATGCTCGGCCTCGGTGAAACAGCCGACGAGGTGATCGCGGCGATGCGCGATCTACGGGCCGTGGACTGCCAGCGGCTCACCATCGGCCAGTACCTGAGGCCCTCCTTGGCCCACATCCCTGTGGAGCGCTACTGGACGCCAGAGGAGTTCGACGAGCTGGGATACATCGCTAAGGACTTGGGCTTTAACGATGTGCGCTCCGGCCCCCTGGTGCGCAGTAGTTATCACGCGGCAGACCTCAGCTAG